A genomic region of Candidatus Marimicrobium litorale contains the following coding sequences:
- the ftsL gene encoding cell division protein FtsL produces MSSERAVGSVSARLAIANVIVVAFVLVSAFGTIYSTHACRGLYANLQVLEHSQWYLQEDYGRLLLEQSTQASHYRVEKVARGELDMVAPEPSQFKVVSK; encoded by the coding sequence ATGAGCAGTGAGCGGGCCGTGGGGTCTGTATCGGCGCGGCTGGCAATCGCCAACGTCATTGTTGTCGCATTCGTCCTGGTGTCAGCGTTTGGCACCATCTACTCGACTCATGCCTGCCGGGGGCTGTACGCAAATCTGCAGGTTCTGGAGCACTCCCAGTGGTATTTGCAGGAAGATTATGGGCGGCTGTTGCTCGAGCAGAGTACGCAGGCGTCCCACTACCGCGTTGAAAAAGTCGCACGGGGTGAGCTCGATATGGTGGCCCCCGAACCGTCTCAGTTCAAGGTGGTGTCCAAGTGA
- the rsmH gene encoding 16S rRNA (cytosine(1402)-N(4))-methyltransferase RsmH, producing MHQTVLLQEAVDALVTNPGGFYVDGTFGRGGHTRCLLDRLDGGARVLAVDKDEAAETVARALQRSEPRFEFFRGSFAQLPHQLRRMGIDAVDGILLDLGVSSPQLDEAERGFSFMQDGPLDMRMDTSRGETAAQWLSHAELADIAGVLKEYGEERFARRIATAIVAAREEAPIETTSHLASVVSAAHPRWEKHKHPATRSFQAIRIKVNSELDDLQEFLSLALDMLRVGGRLVVISFHSLEDRRIKRYMRDKARGDDLPRGVPVTEGALNKRMRLVGRAVRASEAEVQANVRARSAVMRVAEKIG from the coding sequence ATGCATCAGACGGTGTTGTTGCAAGAGGCGGTCGATGCTCTGGTAACAAACCCCGGTGGATTTTATGTCGATGGTACGTTTGGTCGCGGGGGGCATACGCGTTGTCTGTTGGACCGGTTGGACGGCGGTGCGCGGGTGCTGGCAGTGGACAAGGATGAGGCCGCCGAAACCGTGGCCAGGGCGTTGCAAAGGAGCGAGCCTCGATTCGAGTTTTTCCGGGGATCTTTCGCTCAGCTTCCCCATCAACTGCGCCGCATGGGGATCGACGCGGTTGATGGCATTTTACTGGATCTGGGCGTATCCAGTCCGCAGTTGGATGAGGCCGAAAGGGGTTTCAGCTTTATGCAGGATGGTCCACTCGATATGCGTATGGATACCAGTCGCGGTGAGACGGCGGCGCAGTGGCTATCCCATGCCGAACTAGCGGATATCGCAGGGGTGTTAAAGGAGTATGGCGAGGAGCGTTTCGCCCGTCGCATTGCCACGGCTATCGTGGCTGCGAGGGAAGAGGCGCCGATAGAAACGACCAGCCATCTCGCCAGTGTTGTCAGTGCGGCTCACCCTCGCTGGGAGAAGCACAAACATCCGGCCACTCGATCGTTTCAGGCGATTCGGATCAAGGTAAACAGTGAACTGGATGATCTGCAGGAGTTTCTCTCGCTGGCACTGGATATGTTGCGCGTTGGCGGGCGTCTCGTGGTGATCAGTTTTCACTCGTTGGAGGACAGGCGGATCAAGCGGTATATGCGCGACAAGGCCAGAGGCGACGATTTGCCTCGAGGCGTTCCGGTGACTGAGGGGGCGTTAAACAAGCGCATGCGCTTGGTCGGTCGGGCAGTCAGGGCCAGTGAGGCAGAGGTGCAGGCGAATGTGCGGGCGCGCAGCGCAGTGATGCGTGTGGCAGAGAAAATAGGCTGA
- a CDS encoding D-sedoheptulose-7-phosphate isomerase encodes MDHYHFIAERFQNTIETITLSVDELAAPLAEAADCMVKSLLDDRKIVCCGSGVDAALAQLFSGYLLDRLHVDRPALPAMALGAELAGLTAIAGSNGFDDIFSRQLQALGQPGDVLLCINTARGEAGLLRAVEAARERNMTVVALTNNRGEALASVLSRQDIILRVNAPDRARCLEVQTMAIHCLCELIDNQLFGAYEENDA; translated from the coding sequence ATGGACCACTATCACTTTATTGCCGAACGGTTTCAAAACACCATTGAAACGATCACTCTTTCTGTGGATGAGCTGGCGGCGCCACTTGCCGAAGCGGCCGATTGCATGGTCAAAAGCCTGCTCGATGACCGCAAGATCGTATGCTGCGGCAGCGGCGTGGACGCGGCGCTGGCACAGTTGTTTAGCGGTTATCTCCTGGATCGGTTACACGTTGACAGGCCGGCCCTGCCCGCCATGGCCCTCGGCGCCGAACTGGCCGGGCTGACCGCTATTGCAGGGTCTAACGGTTTCGACGATATTTTCTCGCGCCAGCTGCAGGCGCTGGGACAACCCGGGGATGTACTGCTGTGTATCAATACCGCACGGGGTGAGGCGGGCCTGCTGCGCGCGGTGGAGGCTGCCAGGGAAAGAAATATGACCGTGGTCGCACTGACGAACAACCGGGGTGAGGCATTAGCTTCAGTGCTTTCGCGGCAAGACATCATCCTCCGCGTCAACGCGCCCGACCGGGCCCGCTGCCTTGAGGTACAAACCATGGCAATCCATTGCCTATGTGAATTAATCGATAACCAATTGTTTGGCGCCTACGAAGAGAATGACGCATGA
- a CDS encoding BON domain-containing protein produces MKTLRFTLAILCVLGMTACGSLLSSINVDTIADNPGERTLAQIIEDDNIETKVTVNIHAENKAYHHDHFAVVSYNGYVLLVGQVQTAALKSGATNVVREVAEVRRIYNELEIGPPTSAATRTKDAWITTKVKSKLMGSEEIESGRVKVVTENGVVYLMGMLTRKEADFVAEKAADSGVKRVVKIFEIVD; encoded by the coding sequence ATGAAGACACTACGCTTTACCCTTGCCATCCTGTGTGTTCTTGGCATGACCGCTTGCGGGAGTCTTCTCTCGAGCATCAATGTCGACACCATCGCGGACAACCCGGGGGAACGCACCCTGGCGCAGATCATCGAAGACGACAATATCGAGACCAAAGTGACCGTCAACATACACGCGGAGAACAAGGCCTACCACCACGACCACTTCGCCGTAGTGAGCTACAACGGATATGTCCTGCTGGTTGGACAGGTACAGACAGCCGCGCTGAAGTCCGGCGCGACGAATGTGGTGCGCGAAGTTGCCGAGGTGCGGCGCATTTATAATGAGCTGGAGATAGGCCCGCCCACCAGCGCAGCCACGCGCACGAAAGATGCCTGGATCACAACCAAGGTCAAATCCAAACTCATGGGCAGCGAAGAAATCGAAAGCGGACGCGTCAAGGTGGTAACAGAAAATGGCGTGGTATACCTGATGGGCATGCTGACCCGTAAAGAAGCAGATTTTGTCGCAGAAAAAGCCGCCGACTCAGGGGTCAAGCGAGTGGTAAAGATCTTCGAGATCGTCGACTGA
- a CDS encoding penicillin-binding protein activator, translating to MRESNSRSNNLTRAMLIMWTSLFLWGCAGAPEKDTPVATAPLEQLPEPEPDTASTLPKSQHTDIFNQAEASLATHDWQQADVTLQALPQSAMTTNDKAYLTYLEARIAYTHGDQAQAIALLDNLLFMDIHPALQYRALSFKHYILEMQGDSLASAQLADQIMRFAPQDTVAAWQRNVWLNLARADKDTLLNARAVVVDPRFKGWLELALVSRDNTYDPSAALTQWRNSHPGHPAGNTLPGGMGYSFQPSSQRDKVALLLPISGPLAPAGKAVLNGFMAGYYAHGATGRGSADLEVFDTAAYASASAAYDAAVSQGTTMIVGPLSKESLVDLGTRLERPVPVLALNRIDQVLPAAGSALVQLSLSPEDEVVSAANIAYGKGARNALLITPAGDWGDKMSIALREHWTALGGNISSHATYNGYDDYSNSVKTALSLDASEQRAAGIRSIFGSDTEFTPRRRQDADVVFLFSQNDSEARSIKPLLAFHYAGDLPVFALSNVYSGTPDERNRDLNGLYLVEMPWLLGSNPGLRAAITDGGVGDHYTRLHALGADAFLVQNDFQRLQAGADALFRGDTGLLRMGPDLIIRREMSLAIFDGSELQRP from the coding sequence ATGAGAGAATCAAACTCCAGATCGAATAACCTGACCAGGGCCATGCTCATAATGTGGACCAGCCTGTTTCTCTGGGGCTGTGCTGGCGCGCCCGAAAAAGACACCCCGGTGGCGACGGCCCCGCTTGAACAGTTGCCCGAACCCGAACCGGACACCGCCTCCACCCTGCCCAAAAGCCAGCACACCGATATTTTCAACCAGGCGGAGGCGTCCCTGGCAACACATGACTGGCAACAGGCCGACGTCACGCTGCAAGCCCTGCCACAAAGCGCCATGACAACCAACGACAAAGCCTACCTGACCTACCTGGAGGCTCGCATCGCCTATACCCACGGGGACCAAGCGCAGGCAATTGCTCTACTCGATAACCTTTTGTTCATGGACATACATCCCGCACTGCAATACCGCGCACTCAGTTTCAAACATTACATACTGGAAATGCAGGGCGACAGCCTTGCCAGCGCGCAGCTGGCCGACCAGATCATGCGCTTCGCGCCGCAGGACACCGTCGCTGCCTGGCAGCGCAACGTCTGGCTGAACCTGGCTCGAGCTGACAAGGACACCCTGCTGAATGCGCGCGCAGTGGTGGTCGATCCGCGTTTCAAGGGCTGGCTGGAACTGGCTCTCGTGTCACGTGATAACACCTACGACCCCAGTGCCGCATTGACGCAGTGGCGCAACAGTCACCCTGGCCACCCCGCCGGTAACACTCTGCCCGGCGGCATGGGCTACTCGTTTCAACCATCCAGCCAACGCGACAAAGTGGCACTTCTATTGCCCATCAGCGGTCCACTGGCACCTGCCGGTAAAGCGGTACTCAATGGCTTCATGGCCGGCTACTACGCCCATGGCGCAACGGGCCGCGGCAGTGCCGATCTGGAGGTCTTTGATACCGCCGCTTACGCCTCGGCGAGTGCGGCCTACGATGCGGCCGTCAGCCAGGGCACCACCATGATAGTGGGGCCATTGAGCAAGGAATCGCTAGTCGACCTCGGCACGCGACTGGAGCGCCCGGTGCCCGTGTTGGCACTCAACCGGATTGACCAGGTACTGCCTGCGGCGGGCAGCGCCCTGGTGCAACTGTCTCTCTCGCCCGAGGACGAGGTCGTCAGCGCGGCAAACATTGCTTACGGCAAAGGCGCTCGTAACGCACTGCTCATCACGCCAGCGGGTGACTGGGGCGACAAGATGAGCATCGCATTGCGCGAGCACTGGACTGCACTGGGGGGCAACATCAGCAGCCACGCAACCTACAATGGTTATGACGACTACTCCAACAGCGTTAAAACAGCCCTGTCGCTGGATGCCAGCGAACAGCGCGCCGCGGGCATCCGCTCGATATTCGGCTCTGACACAGAGTTTACCCCGCGCCGACGGCAAGACGCCGACGTGGTTTTCCTGTTCAGCCAGAACGACTCAGAAGCTCGCTCCATAAAGCCATTACTGGCGTTCCACTATGCCGGAGACCTGCCGGTGTTTGCGTTATCCAATGTTTACAGCGGCACCCCTGACGAGCGTAACCGGGACCTGAACGGGCTCTATCTGGTAGAGATGCCCTGGTTACTGGGGTCCAACCCGGGCTTACGCGCCGCCATTACAGACGGCGGAGTCGGCGACCACTACACGCGACTGCACGCGCTTGGCGCTGACGCCTTCCTGGTGCAAAACGACTTCCAACGACTGCAAGCGGGCGCTGACGCTCTTTTTCGTGGTGATACAGGGCTCTTGCGCATGGGTCCAGACCTCATAATCAGACGCGAAATGTCATTGGCCATTTTTGATGGCAGCGAACTACAGCGCCCCTAG
- a CDS encoding YraN family protein, producing MHLRGQPFEEQAERLLQCHGLSILERNYSARTGEIDIIATEGDVLVFVEVRARSHRRFGGAAKSVDKKKQRRLILTAQHYLQRHNRGKDRRCRFDVIAFEPRQSEAGRPVHWFRGAFTAEQGNTYQ from the coding sequence ATGCATCTACGGGGCCAGCCATTCGAAGAGCAGGCTGAACGACTGCTGCAATGCCACGGTCTTTCCATCCTCGAACGCAACTACAGCGCGAGGACGGGTGAGATCGATATCATCGCAACTGAAGGGGATGTGCTGGTTTTTGTCGAGGTACGCGCCCGCAGCCATCGGCGTTTCGGCGGCGCCGCCAAGTCGGTCGACAAAAAGAAACAGAGACGCCTTATTTTGACAGCGCAGCACTACTTGCAGCGGCACAATAGAGGTAAAGACAGGCGCTGTCGATTTGACGTGATCGCCTTCGAACCGCGACAATCAGAGGCTGGACGTCCGGTTCACTGGTTTCGCGGCGCCTTTACAGCCGAGCAGGGAAACACTTACCAATAA
- the mraZ gene encoding division/cell wall cluster transcriptional repressor MraZ produces MFRGVQHINMDAKGRLAIPARQREPLHSECAGCVVVTIDTMAPCLTVYPLPEWERIEKEIQALPALKPAVKRFQRLMLGYATDLELDGSDRLLLPPPLREHAKLDKKLVLVGQGNKLEVWSEALWFAERDEALRDSDPEAELPDELMSLTL; encoded by the coding sequence GTGTTTCGTGGAGTACAGCACATCAATATGGATGCCAAAGGGCGGCTGGCGATTCCTGCGCGCCAGCGCGAGCCTCTGCATTCTGAATGTGCCGGCTGCGTGGTGGTAACCATCGATACTATGGCGCCCTGCCTCACGGTCTACCCGCTGCCCGAGTGGGAGCGCATAGAAAAGGAAATCCAGGCTTTGCCGGCACTCAAGCCCGCGGTGAAACGATTCCAGCGCCTGATGCTGGGATATGCCACGGACCTGGAGTTGGATGGCAGTGACCGCTTGTTATTGCCCCCGCCACTGCGCGAGCACGCAAAACTGGATAAGAAGTTGGTTCTGGTAGGGCAGGGCAATAAGTTGGAGGTGTGGTCAGAGGCGCTGTGGTTTGCCGAGCGGGATGAGGCTTTGCGGGATTCTGACCCCGAAGCTGAATTACCCGACGAACTGATGTCCCTGACGCTGTAG
- a CDS encoding UDP-N-acetylmuramoyl-tripeptide--D-alanyl-D-alanine ligase yields the protein MMRALTLAELELPLAGRLLGADQAFSSVSTDTRSAKPGELFVALRGERYDGHDYLEGLEVEGISAALVSRRADVGMSQLLVEDSQCALGKLGAYNRDLYRGPLVAITGSSGKTTVKNMVHAILSQTGDTLATQGNFNNEIGVPLTLLRLQPAVDFAVVEMGAAKAGDIKWLCSLARPTIALLLNAMPAHLEGFGSVDDVATAKGEIFDALGQGETAVINADQPWARQWRKRAGDARVIDFGVEQPAAVSARDICSRGLKGVSFTATTPAGDMAMRLALPGVHNVANALAAIAVGLACDAPLASIRDGLESLCPVSGRLHVTTAGSGAALVDDCYNANPGSVRAAIDMLAACPGRRTLLLGAMKELGDRSAELHEEIGAYAARAGIEQLWGVGAELQATVTSFGQGGHFFDDRGAMIAQLQGRFDADDTVLVKGSRSAGMEIVLQALQAQGG from the coding sequence ATGATGCGCGCACTGACTCTGGCAGAGCTTGAGTTGCCGCTGGCGGGTCGTCTGCTCGGTGCTGACCAGGCGTTCAGCAGTGTCTCGACTGATACGCGCAGCGCAAAACCGGGAGAGCTGTTTGTGGCCCTGCGCGGAGAGCGCTATGACGGACATGACTATCTTGAGGGGCTGGAAGTGGAGGGCATTAGTGCTGCGCTGGTAAGCCGTCGAGCGGACGTGGGGATGTCCCAGTTGCTGGTTGAGGATAGCCAGTGCGCGCTCGGAAAGCTGGGCGCCTACAACCGTGATCTATATCGGGGACCGTTGGTCGCAATCACCGGCAGCAGTGGCAAGACTACCGTGAAAAATATGGTCCACGCGATTTTGTCCCAGACGGGTGACACCCTCGCAACGCAGGGCAACTTCAACAATGAAATTGGTGTGCCTCTAACCTTGCTTCGCCTGCAGCCTGCCGTGGACTTCGCCGTAGTCGAGATGGGTGCGGCCAAAGCGGGTGATATCAAGTGGCTGTGCAGCCTTGCCCGGCCCACGATCGCGCTTTTGCTTAATGCCATGCCGGCTCATCTGGAAGGCTTTGGCAGTGTTGACGATGTCGCCACTGCCAAGGGCGAAATATTCGATGCGCTGGGTCAGGGCGAAACAGCGGTGATTAATGCAGATCAGCCTTGGGCGAGGCAGTGGCGTAAGCGCGCCGGTGACGCCCGTGTGATTGATTTCGGTGTCGAGCAGCCGGCAGCTGTCAGTGCACGGGATATCTGTAGTCGCGGCCTGAAGGGGGTGAGCTTCACCGCGACCACTCCCGCAGGCGATATGGCGATGCGCCTGGCCTTGCCGGGTGTGCACAACGTGGCGAATGCGCTGGCGGCAATCGCCGTTGGGCTGGCATGTGATGCACCACTGGCGAGTATTCGAGATGGTCTGGAGTCGCTTTGTCCTGTGAGTGGCCGTTTGCACGTTACCACTGCGGGCTCGGGGGCGGCACTGGTGGATGATTGTTATAACGCCAACCCCGGTTCTGTGCGCGCGGCAATCGACATGCTGGCGGCTTGCCCGGGCCGGCGCACGCTGCTGCTGGGAGCCATGAAAGAGCTGGGGGATCGCAGTGCCGAACTGCATGAGGAAATCGGCGCCTATGCTGCGCGGGCAGGCATCGAGCAGCTTTGGGGTGTAGGCGCCGAGCTGCAGGCGACGGTGACATCTTTTGGCCAGGGTGGTCACTTCTTCGACGATCGAGGGGCGATGATTGCGCAGTTGCAGGGCCGATTCGACGCCGATGACACGGTACTGGTCAAGGGCTCCCGCAGCGCGGGAATGGAGATCGTTTTGCAGGCATTACAGGCGCAGGGGGGCTGA
- a CDS encoding peptidoglycan D,D-transpeptidase FtsI family protein, translating to MRRAERQPLSLWRFYLVVVLLCCLLVLLVWRVLSLQIFDMERGYAFLQDQGANRSVRTAEIPAYRGVITDRRGEPLAVSTPVVSIWVDPGVLNGAEDVARLAEAIGQPAGVLREKIERFKSKKFLYVLRHQVPARAREIIDMGIPGVHGEREYRRFYPAGEVAAQLVGFTNVDGEGIAGLELAYDDWLRGTLGKKRYIKDLHGDIVRDIGVLQPAVPGKDLALSIDLRMQYVQHRELQRAVTALGAESGTVVTLDSRTGEVLAMVNYPVYNPNGSKSGSAASRRNRALTDTYEPGSTMKSMTLVAALESGLYTPQTMIDTSPGRIRVGPKVYPDPRNYGEISVARVLQKSSQVGVTKIAVALGHEPIREVFGRFGIGVAPGTGFPGESAGSLPNRARWYSTEKIALAFGYGITATPLQIASAYTVFANGGVRPPVSLLALEGQVPAGDRVISPDMAEQLMSMLHTVTIEDGTARKARVSGYRVGGKTGTVHKVGPRGYEDNKYVALFAGVAPVDDPRIVTVVVINDPKGERYGGGAVAAPVFSAVTRATLRLLNVPPSEFETTNVALAGGVL from the coding sequence GTGAGGCGCGCCGAACGCCAGCCGCTTTCGCTGTGGCGTTTCTATCTGGTGGTTGTGTTGCTGTGCTGCCTGCTGGTTCTGCTGGTGTGGCGTGTGTTGTCTCTGCAAATTTTCGACATGGAGCGCGGTTACGCGTTCCTGCAGGATCAGGGCGCAAACCGTTCAGTGCGCACCGCGGAGATTCCCGCCTACCGCGGGGTCATAACAGATCGCAGAGGTGAACCACTGGCCGTCAGCACGCCCGTGGTGTCCATATGGGTTGACCCAGGTGTCCTGAATGGTGCAGAGGACGTGGCTCGGCTGGCGGAGGCGATAGGTCAGCCAGCCGGTGTTTTACGCGAAAAAATCGAGCGTTTTAAATCGAAGAAATTTCTCTACGTGTTGCGTCACCAGGTGCCTGCCCGTGCGCGCGAAATAATTGATATGGGTATTCCGGGCGTCCACGGGGAGCGCGAGTATCGACGCTTCTATCCCGCGGGGGAGGTGGCTGCGCAGTTGGTTGGCTTCACTAATGTAGACGGAGAGGGAATTGCGGGACTGGAGCTGGCTTACGACGACTGGCTGCGTGGAACGCTGGGTAAGAAGCGATATATCAAGGACCTGCACGGTGACATAGTGCGAGATATCGGGGTGCTGCAGCCCGCAGTGCCGGGTAAGGATCTGGCACTGAGTATCGATTTGCGCATGCAATACGTGCAGCATCGTGAATTACAGCGCGCGGTCACGGCGTTGGGGGCTGAGTCGGGCACGGTGGTGACGTTGGACAGTCGTACCGGAGAGGTCCTGGCAATGGTCAATTACCCGGTCTACAACCCTAACGGGTCCAAGTCCGGCAGCGCGGCAAGTCGACGCAATCGCGCGCTAACCGACACGTACGAGCCGGGTTCGACCATGAAGTCCATGACACTTGTGGCGGCCCTCGAAAGTGGTCTGTATACGCCACAGACAATGATCGATACATCGCCGGGGCGTATTCGGGTGGGTCCCAAAGTCTACCCGGACCCGCGCAATTACGGCGAAATCAGTGTGGCACGGGTGTTGCAAAAATCCAGTCAGGTCGGTGTAACCAAGATCGCAGTGGCGCTGGGCCATGAGCCTATCCGAGAGGTGTTTGGCCGCTTCGGTATCGGTGTTGCCCCCGGTACCGGGTTTCCAGGAGAAAGTGCTGGCAGCCTCCCCAATCGAGCACGCTGGTATTCAACGGAAAAAATTGCCCTGGCCTTTGGCTATGGCATTACGGCAACACCGCTGCAGATCGCGAGTGCCTACACGGTGTTTGCCAACGGGGGAGTGCGACCGCCTGTCTCCTTGCTGGCGCTGGAGGGTCAGGTGCCTGCCGGGGACCGTGTGATATCTCCCGACATGGCTGAGCAGCTCATGAGCATGCTGCATACTGTCACCATCGAGGACGGCACTGCGCGCAAGGCCCGGGTCTCTGGCTACCGGGTGGGTGGTAAGACCGGCACTGTCCACAAGGTCGGCCCCCGCGGTTACGAAGACAATAAGTACGTGGCGTTGTTTGCCGGGGTCGCGCCGGTTGATGATCCGCGCATTGTGACCGTCGTTGTGATTAATGATCCCAAGGGTGAGCGGTACGGTGGCGGTGCGGTCGCGGCGCCGGTCTTTTCTGCGGTAACCCGGGCCACCCTGCGCCTTTTGAACGTGCCTCCGTCAGAGTTTGAGACAACGAATGTCGCTCTGGCTGGAGGCGTACTCTGA
- a CDS encoding UDP-N-acetylmuramoyl-L-alanyl-D-glutamate--2,6-diaminopimelate ligase translates to MMASAAVGVPTMALPELLDIRNTTGADTMISGLQLDSRKVRPGDLFLALPGDVHDGRQFIEQAVANGAAAVAAEAPVAGFLDAIPVPLVELPDLRFELGSLAARFYRNPSSQQHVTGVTGTNGKTTTSRIIGQLTRALGKPCGVIGTLGASLCDDVAAARNTTPDAISLQQQLADWLEQGVLAVTMEVSSHALAQGRVNGMCFETAVYTNLSHDHLDYHGSMEAYGRAKLQLFTNEHLRHAIINADDDFSLRVRDAVVQEADVLTYSIRGAAADVRVENARFGVDGVHGEFHTPWGQAEFSSPLAGDFNLANMAAAVTALVVSGEDLGAVLQSVVELNPVPGRMETVPNREGLQVVVDYAHTPQALEDALQALRSQSDGELVCVFGCGGDRDEEKRQLMGRVACRLADRVVVTSDNPRSELPGQIMAHIETGCSGDYALMEDRGQAISMAIAGAVSGDCILIAGKGHEEYQQLNEKRIYFSDVAEASKALAGRSSK, encoded by the coding sequence ATGATGGCGTCGGCAGCGGTGGGTGTTCCCACAATGGCCCTGCCGGAATTACTTGATATTCGCAATACGACGGGCGCTGACACCATGATCAGCGGTTTGCAGCTGGACAGTCGTAAGGTGCGCCCGGGAGATTTGTTCCTGGCGTTGCCCGGCGACGTGCATGATGGCCGGCAGTTTATCGAGCAGGCTGTCGCCAACGGCGCCGCTGCGGTGGCGGCGGAAGCGCCGGTTGCAGGTTTTCTCGATGCAATCCCGGTGCCTTTGGTCGAGTTGCCTGATTTGCGTTTTGAATTGGGTTCGCTGGCGGCCCGATTTTATCGTAATCCCAGTTCGCAGCAGCACGTGACAGGGGTAACTGGTACCAATGGCAAAACCACGACCAGTCGCATTATCGGGCAATTAACCCGTGCGCTGGGAAAGCCTTGTGGAGTGATTGGCACACTGGGTGCGTCTCTTTGCGATGACGTGGCCGCAGCTCGCAATACAACGCCGGATGCAATTTCGCTGCAGCAGCAGCTGGCGGACTGGCTGGAACAGGGCGTGCTCGCAGTCACTATGGAAGTATCGTCCCACGCGTTGGCGCAGGGGCGCGTCAACGGTATGTGCTTTGAAACGGCTGTCTATACCAACCTCTCTCACGATCACCTCGATTATCACGGCAGCATGGAGGCCTACGGTCGCGCCAAGTTACAACTGTTTACCAACGAGCATCTGCGCCACGCGATTATTAATGCAGATGACGATTTCAGCCTGCGTGTCCGCGATGCGGTGGTGCAGGAGGCCGATGTGTTGACCTACTCGATTCGCGGCGCCGCCGCCGATGTGCGGGTAGAAAACGCGCGCTTTGGTGTCGACGGGGTGCACGGTGAGTTCCATACGCCCTGGGGGCAAGCCGAGTTTAGCAGTCCTCTTGCCGGTGATTTTAATCTGGCGAACATGGCGGCGGCGGTCACTGCGCTGGTCGTGTCTGGAGAAGATCTTGGCGCGGTGCTGCAGTCTGTCGTGGAACTGAACCCTGTTCCCGGGCGCATGGAAACCGTGCCCAATCGTGAGGGTTTGCAGGTGGTGGTGGATTATGCCCATACGCCTCAGGCGCTGGAGGATGCGCTGCAGGCCCTTCGCTCGCAGAGTGACGGTGAGTTGGTGTGCGTATTTGGATGCGGCGGTGATAGAGACGAGGAAAAACGCCAGTTGATGGGGCGGGTAGCCTGTCGTCTTGCAGATCGTGTGGTTGTGACCAGCGATAATCCACGGAGCGAATTACCGGGGCAGATTATGGCGCATATCGAAACTGGCTGCAGTGGCGATTACGCCCTGATGGAAGATCGCGGTCAGGCGATTTCCATGGCAATTGCTGGTGCTGTGTCTGGCGACTGCATATTGATTGCCGGTAAAGGTCATGAGGAATACCAGCAACTAAATGAGAAGCGTATTTACTTCAGCGATGTGGCTGAGGCGTCAAAGGCACTGGCGGGGAGGTCGAGCAAATGA
- the rsmI gene encoding 16S rRNA (cytidine(1402)-2'-O)-methyltransferase: MESGLYVVATPIGNFGDMSQRAVDVLRQVDLIAAEDTRHSRRLLQHFGIDTPLMAYHDHSDDRALRRIRGCFEAHESVALVSDAGTPLVSDPGYRLVRCVQDEGHKVFPIPGACAAVAALSAAGLPTDRFLFEGFLPAKRGARENRLQALRTESATLIFYEAPHRIVDTLEALVEVFGPTREAALAREVTKLYETIRRSPLSTLAQFVREDNNQQKGEIVLLVTGASARESELDADVASLLIRLAQELPARRAAAVVAEHTGLRKKQLYDYLLSLK; encoded by the coding sequence GTGGAATCCGGGCTTTATGTTGTTGCCACGCCTATCGGTAACTTCGGTGATATGTCACAGCGCGCGGTAGACGTGCTGCGACAGGTGGACCTGATCGCGGCAGAGGATACCCGTCACAGCAGGCGCCTGCTGCAACACTTTGGTATCGATACGCCGCTCATGGCGTACCATGATCACAGCGATGACCGGGCGTTGCGGCGCATTCGTGGGTGTTTCGAGGCGCATGAATCAGTGGCGCTGGTGTCCGATGCGGGGACACCATTGGTCTCTGATCCAGGGTATCGGCTTGTGCGTTGTGTGCAGGACGAAGGGCACAAGGTTTTTCCTATACCGGGGGCCTGCGCGGCTGTTGCTGCTCTCAGCGCGGCGGGCCTGCCAACAGACCGGTTTCTTTTCGAGGGTTTTTTACCCGCCAAGCGGGGTGCCCGCGAGAATCGTTTGCAGGCACTACGGACAGAGTCGGCCACGTTGATTTTTTACGAGGCACCGCATCGTATAGTGGACACTCTCGAAGCGTTGGTGGAGGTATTCGGGCCCACGCGCGAAGCGGCCCTGGCGAGGGAAGTGACGAAGCTTTACGAGACCATCCGGCGATCGCCATTGTCGACACTGGCGCAGTTTGTGCGAGAGGATAATAATCAGCAAAAGGGTGAAATTGTGCTGTTGGTCACGGGCGCTTCCGCGCGCGAAAGTGAGCTGGATGCCGATGTGGCCTCCCTCCTGATTCGACTTGCACAGGAGCTGCCCGCCCGACGGGCGGCAGCCGTGGTGGCGGAGCATACCGGGCTGCGCAAGAAACAACTCTATGACTACCTGTTATCACTGAAGTAA